One Solea senegalensis isolate Sse05_10M linkage group LG21, IFAPA_SoseM_1, whole genome shotgun sequence DNA segment encodes these proteins:
- the ddx54 gene encoding ATP-dependent RNA helicase DDX54 isoform X2, with the protein MAQRKKKLTKKKRYGATEADSDSGDFELAAEVKDDDSSGKKLPRFPASSDCLSDVEPDTRELVRAQNKKKKKSGGFQSMGLSYPVYKGVMKKGYKVPTPIQRKTVPVILDGKDIVAMARTGSGKTAAFLIPMFEKLKAPQAQTGARALILTPTRELALQTMKFTKELGKFTGLKTALILGGDRMDDQFAALHENPDIIIGTPGRLMHVVKEMNLKLQNVEYVVFDEADRLFEMGFAEQLQEIIRRMPDTRQTLLFSATLPKLLVEFARAGLTEPVLIRLDVDSKLSDQIKLSFFHLRADNKPAMLLHLLRNVMKPQEQTVVFVATKHHVEYLKELLLSEGVECAYIYSALDQTARKINIGKFVHRKAMVLIVTDVAARGIDIPLLDNVINYNFPSKAKLFLHRVGRVGRAGRSGTTYSLISSDEMPFVYDLHLFLGRPVQFATHEHTRDSDGVFGRVPQTILDDEGSHLIAAHENLQDLENLHRISENAYKQYLKSRPNPSPESIRRVKNTDLSSMAVHPLLGSGLEKMALEHLQLVDAIKGYKSKSTIFEINSNSKTQASGVMRAKRSKDAQLVDKFSKHREDLAAETRLHQPTNTTTADEDFTITSGDQDDDLNGVFSAVVGGKRKGLQGDSEERPKNKKGKQAGKDEEYYIPYRPKDFDSERGLSLGGDGSAFDQQASSAVLDLMGDEGDNLNKHKHIMKWDRKRKRFVKETGKEDHKKRIKTDAGQVINNKKNKKNFYEEWKKKYKIDDAEDGLDEETGGGGGGRQPGGGRGRGRGRGATPQSRTGPQFTPGGRRVRSELKTRKQILEQRKKTQKQEFLQGGGMKNLRAKNKKWLGEVKKSGFGRGGQKKGKMKKRM; encoded by the exons ATGGCCCAGAGAAAGAAGAAGCtgacgaagaagaagagataCGGAGCCACGGAGGCTGATTCTGATTCCGGGGACTTTGAGTTGGCTGCTGAAGTTAAAGACGATGATTCG TCAGGGAAGAAGCTGCCACGGTTCCCTGCCTCATCAGACTGCCTGTCAGATGTGGAACCGGACACCAGGGAGCTAGTCAGAGcccaaaacaagaaaaagaagaagtctgGAGGTTTTCAGTCAATGG GTCTCAGTTACCCCGTTTACAAAGGAGTAATGAAGAAGGGTTACAAAGTCCCAACTCCAATCCAAAGAAAG ACTGTCCCAGTGATTCTGGATGGAAAGGATATTGTAGCCATGGCCAGGACTGGCAGTGGTAAGACAGCTGCCTTTTTGATTCCAATGTTTGAGAAGCTGAAGGCCCCTCAAGCCCAAACAGGAGCCAGGGCCCTCATCCTGACCCCCACCAGAGAGTTGGCTTTGCAGACTATGAAGTTCACAAAAGAG TTGGGAAAGTTCACTGGCCTCAAGACTGCCCTTATCCTCGGTGGAGACAG AATGGACGACCAGTTTGCTGCTCTTCATGAAAACCCTGACAT AATCATCGGCACGCCCGGTCGTCTCATGCATGTTGTCAAGGAGATGAACCTGAAGTTGCAGAATGTGGAGTATGTGGTGTTTGATGAGGCCGACAG GTTGTTTGAAATGGGTTTTGCGGAGCAGCTTCAAGAGATCATCCGCAGGATGCCAGACACCAGACAAactctgctcttctctgccACTCTGCCCAAACTGCTGGTGGAATTTGCCAGAGCTG GGCTGACGGAACCGGTGCTTATTCGTTTGGATGTGGATTCTAAGCTCAGTGATCAGATCAAG CTCTCATTTTTCCATTTGCGTGCGGACAACAAGCCAGCAATGCTGCTTCATCTCCTCAGGAACGTGATGAAGCCTCAGGAGCAGACAGTGGTCTTCGTAGCCACCAAACACCATGTCGAGTACCTCAAGGAG CTGCTTCTCTCAGAAGGAGTTGAGTGTGCCTACATCTACAGTGCCCTTGATCAGACTGCCAGAAAGATCAACATTGGAAAATTTGTGCACAGAAAAGCCATGGTGCTAATTGTAACTGATGTTGCAGCCCGTGGTATTGACATCCCCCTGCTGGACAATGTCATTAACTACAATTTCCCATCCAAGGCCAAGCTCTTCTTGCACAGAGTTG GTCGTGTGGGACGTGCGGGCCGCAGTGGAACAACATACAGTTTAATTAGTTCAGATGAGATGCCTTTTGTCTATGACCTGCACCTCTTCCTTGGGAGGCCTGTTCAGTTCgcaacacatgaacacacacgcg ATTCAGATGGTGTGTTCGGCCGCGTCCCTCAGACCATCCTTGATGACGAGGGCTCTCATCTCATCGCGGCGCACGAAAACTTGCAGGACCTTGAGAACTTACATCGTATCTCTGAGAACGCCTACAAGCAGTACCTCAAATCTCGACCAAACCCCTCACCTGAGTCCATCAGACGGGTCAAAAACACAGACCTGTCCAGCATGGCAGTCCATCCATTACTCG GGTCAGGTTTGGAGAAAATGGCACTGGAGCATCTTCAGTTAGTTGATGCCATCAAAGGCTACAAATCCAAATCG ACTATCTTTGAAATCAACTCCAACAGTAAGACACAGGCCAGCGGGGTGATGCGGGCTAAACGTTCAAAAGACGCACAGTTGGTGGACAAATTCAGCAAACATAGAGAGGATCTGGCTGCAGAGACCCGCCTGCATCAGCCCACAAACACAACCACTGCTGACGAGGATTTCACAATCACCAGTGGCGATCAGGACGATGATCTTAat GGGGTGTTCTCAGCAGTGGTTGGTGGAAAAAGGAAAGGCCTGCAGGGAGATAGTGAAGAACGGCCAAAGAACAAGAAAGGCAAGCAGGCGGGTAAAGATGAGGAGTATTACATCCCATACAGACCCAAAGACTTTGATTCTGAGAGAGG GTTAAGTCTTGGTGGAGATGGCAGTGCCTTTGACCAGCAGGCCTCCTCAGCCGTCCTGGACCTCATGGGTGACGAAGGAGACAACCtcaacaagcacaaacacatcatGAAATG GGACCGAAAGAGGAAGCGCTTTGTGAAAGAAACAGGAAAGGAAGACCATAAGAAGAGGATCAAAACAGACGCTGGACAGGTCATcaataacaagaaaaacaagaagaactT CTACGAGGAGtggaagaaaaaatacaagatTGATGATGCAGAAGATGGCTTGGATGaagaaacaggaggaggaggtggagggaggcAGCCAGGAGGAG GTCGTGGTCGAGGTCGAGGTCGTGGCGCTACCCCACAGAGCCGCACAGGACCACAGTTTACGCCTGGTGGCCGCAGAGTGCGCTCAGAGCTGAAGACGCGCAAGCAGATCCTGGAGCAGCGCAAGAAAACGCAGAAGCAGGAGTTCCTCCAGGGCGGAGGGATGAAAAATCTCCGTGCCAAGAACAAAAAGTGGCTTGGAGAAGTTAAGAAGTCAGGTTTTGGACGAGGCGGGCAAAAGAAAGgcaagatgaagaagagaatGTGA
- the ddx54 gene encoding ATP-dependent RNA helicase DDX54 isoform X1, whose protein sequence is MAQRKKKLTKKKRYGATEADSDSGDFELAAEVKDDDSSGKKLPRFPASSDCLSDVEPDTRELVRAQNKKKKKSGGFQSMGLSYPVYKGVMKKGYKVPTPIQRKTVPVILDGKDIVAMARTGSGKTAAFLIPMFEKLKAPQAQTGARALILTPTRELALQTMKFTKELGKFTGLKTALILGGDRMDDQFAALHENPDIIIGTPGRLMHVVKEMNLKLQNVEYVVFDEADRLFEMGFAEQLQEIIRRMPDTRQTLLFSATLPKLLVEFARAGLTEPVLIRLDVDSKLSDQIKLSFFHLRADNKPAMLLHLLRNVMKPQEQTVVFVATKHHVEYLKELLLSEGVECAYIYSALDQTARKINIGKFVHRKAMVLIVTDVAARGIDIPLLDNVINYNFPSKAKLFLHRVGRVGRAGRSGTTYSLISSDEMPFVYDLHLFLGRPVQFATHEHTRDSDGVFGRVPQTILDDEGSHLIAAHENLQDLENLHRISENAYKQYLKSRPNPSPESIRRVKNTDLSSMAVHPLLGSGLEKMALEHLQLVDAIKGYKSKSTIFEINSNSKTQASGVMRAKRSKDAQLVDKFSKHREDLAAETRLHQPTNTTTADEDFTITSGDQDDDLNGVFSAVVGGKRKGLQGDSEERPKNKKGKQAGKDEEYYIPYRPKDFDSERGLSLGGDGSAFDQQASSAVLDLMGDEGDNLNKHKHIMKWDRKRKRFVKETGKEDHKKRIKTDAGQVINNKKNKKNFYEEWKKKYKIDDAEDGLDEETGGGGGGRQPGGGRGRGRGRGRGATPQSRTGPQFTPGGRRVRSELKTRKQILEQRKKTQKQEFLQGGGMKNLRAKNKKWLGEVKKSGFGRGGQKKGKMKKRM, encoded by the exons ATGGCCCAGAGAAAGAAGAAGCtgacgaagaagaagagataCGGAGCCACGGAGGCTGATTCTGATTCCGGGGACTTTGAGTTGGCTGCTGAAGTTAAAGACGATGATTCG TCAGGGAAGAAGCTGCCACGGTTCCCTGCCTCATCAGACTGCCTGTCAGATGTGGAACCGGACACCAGGGAGCTAGTCAGAGcccaaaacaagaaaaagaagaagtctgGAGGTTTTCAGTCAATGG GTCTCAGTTACCCCGTTTACAAAGGAGTAATGAAGAAGGGTTACAAAGTCCCAACTCCAATCCAAAGAAAG ACTGTCCCAGTGATTCTGGATGGAAAGGATATTGTAGCCATGGCCAGGACTGGCAGTGGTAAGACAGCTGCCTTTTTGATTCCAATGTTTGAGAAGCTGAAGGCCCCTCAAGCCCAAACAGGAGCCAGGGCCCTCATCCTGACCCCCACCAGAGAGTTGGCTTTGCAGACTATGAAGTTCACAAAAGAG TTGGGAAAGTTCACTGGCCTCAAGACTGCCCTTATCCTCGGTGGAGACAG AATGGACGACCAGTTTGCTGCTCTTCATGAAAACCCTGACAT AATCATCGGCACGCCCGGTCGTCTCATGCATGTTGTCAAGGAGATGAACCTGAAGTTGCAGAATGTGGAGTATGTGGTGTTTGATGAGGCCGACAG GTTGTTTGAAATGGGTTTTGCGGAGCAGCTTCAAGAGATCATCCGCAGGATGCCAGACACCAGACAAactctgctcttctctgccACTCTGCCCAAACTGCTGGTGGAATTTGCCAGAGCTG GGCTGACGGAACCGGTGCTTATTCGTTTGGATGTGGATTCTAAGCTCAGTGATCAGATCAAG CTCTCATTTTTCCATTTGCGTGCGGACAACAAGCCAGCAATGCTGCTTCATCTCCTCAGGAACGTGATGAAGCCTCAGGAGCAGACAGTGGTCTTCGTAGCCACCAAACACCATGTCGAGTACCTCAAGGAG CTGCTTCTCTCAGAAGGAGTTGAGTGTGCCTACATCTACAGTGCCCTTGATCAGACTGCCAGAAAGATCAACATTGGAAAATTTGTGCACAGAAAAGCCATGGTGCTAATTGTAACTGATGTTGCAGCCCGTGGTATTGACATCCCCCTGCTGGACAATGTCATTAACTACAATTTCCCATCCAAGGCCAAGCTCTTCTTGCACAGAGTTG GTCGTGTGGGACGTGCGGGCCGCAGTGGAACAACATACAGTTTAATTAGTTCAGATGAGATGCCTTTTGTCTATGACCTGCACCTCTTCCTTGGGAGGCCTGTTCAGTTCgcaacacatgaacacacacgcg ATTCAGATGGTGTGTTCGGCCGCGTCCCTCAGACCATCCTTGATGACGAGGGCTCTCATCTCATCGCGGCGCACGAAAACTTGCAGGACCTTGAGAACTTACATCGTATCTCTGAGAACGCCTACAAGCAGTACCTCAAATCTCGACCAAACCCCTCACCTGAGTCCATCAGACGGGTCAAAAACACAGACCTGTCCAGCATGGCAGTCCATCCATTACTCG GGTCAGGTTTGGAGAAAATGGCACTGGAGCATCTTCAGTTAGTTGATGCCATCAAAGGCTACAAATCCAAATCG ACTATCTTTGAAATCAACTCCAACAGTAAGACACAGGCCAGCGGGGTGATGCGGGCTAAACGTTCAAAAGACGCACAGTTGGTGGACAAATTCAGCAAACATAGAGAGGATCTGGCTGCAGAGACCCGCCTGCATCAGCCCACAAACACAACCACTGCTGACGAGGATTTCACAATCACCAGTGGCGATCAGGACGATGATCTTAat GGGGTGTTCTCAGCAGTGGTTGGTGGAAAAAGGAAAGGCCTGCAGGGAGATAGTGAAGAACGGCCAAAGAACAAGAAAGGCAAGCAGGCGGGTAAAGATGAGGAGTATTACATCCCATACAGACCCAAAGACTTTGATTCTGAGAGAGG GTTAAGTCTTGGTGGAGATGGCAGTGCCTTTGACCAGCAGGCCTCCTCAGCCGTCCTGGACCTCATGGGTGACGAAGGAGACAACCtcaacaagcacaaacacatcatGAAATG GGACCGAAAGAGGAAGCGCTTTGTGAAAGAAACAGGAAAGGAAGACCATAAGAAGAGGATCAAAACAGACGCTGGACAGGTCATcaataacaagaaaaacaagaagaactT CTACGAGGAGtggaagaaaaaatacaagatTGATGATGCAGAAGATGGCTTGGATGaagaaacaggaggaggaggtggagggaggcAGCCAGGAGGAG GTCGTGGTCGTGGTCGAGGTCGAGGTCGTGGCGCTACCCCACAGAGCCGCACAGGACCACAGTTTACGCCTGGTGGCCGCAGAGTGCGCTCAGAGCTGAAGACGCGCAAGCAGATCCTGGAGCAGCGCAAGAAAACGCAGAAGCAGGAGTTCCTCCAGGGCGGAGGGATGAAAAATCTCCGTGCCAAGAACAAAAAGTGGCTTGGAGAAGTTAAGAAGTCAGGTTTTGGACGAGGCGGGCAAAAGAAAGgcaagatgaagaagagaatGTGA
- the LOC122758245 gene encoding uncharacterized protein LOC122758245, whose protein sequence is MRAEEIFGSLAPLALTTDHHSCAASMTLHTRLVYGLGFILVLALCLAQVQGLQCYGCNIIQGQRYVDVGCSNPEVITCTHSHKGFKHRFCIKTESTALGIVLTSGCATSRHCQQQELPGVRIHCCDSDLCNSTPSWHPSTLHYICAVFSLLMLRMWL, encoded by the exons ATGAGAGCAGAGGAAATCTTTGGCTCTCTCGCTCCTCTCGCACTGACCACTGACCATCACTCCTGTGCTGCATCCATGACTTTACATACCCGGCTGGTGTACGGGCTTGGATTTATATTGGTTTTGGCACTTTGCTTGGCACAAG TCCAGGGGCTGCAGTGCTATGGCTGCAACATCATCCAGGGTCAGAGGTACGTGGACGTGGGCTGCTCTAACCCAGAGGTCATCACCTGCACCCACTCACACAAAGGCTTCAAACACCGCTTCTGCATTAAGACAGAGAGCA CGGCCCTGGGTATTGTCCTGACCAGTGGCTGTGCCACATCTAGACACTGCCAGCAACAAGAGCTGCCAGGGGTGCGCATCCACTGCTGTGACTCCGACCTATGTAACAGCACCCCCTCCTGGCATCCAAGCACACTCCACTATATATGTGCTGTGTTTAGCCTCCTGATGCTGAGGATGTGGTTGTGA
- the rab14l gene encoding RAB14, member RAS oncogene family, like, whose protein sequence is MATAPYNYSYIFKYIIIGDMGVGKSCLLHQFTEKKFMADCPHTIGVEFGTRIIEVSGQKIKLQIWDTAGQERFRAVTRSYYRGAAGALMVYDITRRSTYNHLSSWLTDARNLTNPNTVIILIGNKADLEAQRDVTYEEAKQFAEENGLLFLEASAKTGENVEDAFLEAAKKIYQNIQDGSLDLNAAESGVQHKPSAPQGGRLTSEPQPQREGCGC, encoded by the exons ATGGCCACTGCACCGTACAACTACTcttacattttcaaatacatCATTATTG ggGACATGGGGGTTGGGAAGTCATGTTTGCTTCACCAGTtcacagaaaagaaat TCATGGCCGACTGCCCCCACACGATTGGTGTGGAGTTTGGCACAAGAATCATCGAGGTGAGTGGTCAGAAGATCAAGCTGCAGATTTGGGACACGGCGGGACAAGAGCGCTTCAGGGCCGTCACCCGCTCGTACTACCGCGGAGCTGCCGGAGCGCTCATGGTCTACGACATCACCAG GAGAAGCACGTACAACCACCTCAGCAGCTGGCTGACTGATGCTAGAAACCTCACCAACCCCAATACT GTGATCATTCTCATAGGAAACAAAGCGGATTTGGAGGCTCAAAGAGACGTCACGTACGAGGAGGCAAAGCAGTTTGCCGAGGAGAACG GTCTGTTGTTTCTTGAAGCCAGCGCAAAGAC AGGTGAAAACGTGGAGGACGCCTTCCTGGAAGCTGCTAAGAAGATCTACCAGAACATCCAAGATGGCAGCCTGGACCTGAACGCCGCCGAGTCGGGGGTCCAGCACAAGCCGTCGGCCCCGCAGGGTGGGCGGCTAACCAGCGAACCACAGCCCCAGAGGGAAGGCTGTGGCTGCTAA